Proteins encoded in a region of the Candidatus Finniella inopinata genome:
- a CDS encoding mannose-1-phosphate guanylyltransferase/mannose-6-phosphate isomerase, giving the protein MSQLASSPLKITPVILCGGSGTRLWPLSRSLYPKQFYPLVGEGSLFLQTLMRANNAAIYDLPIVVASQHHQFLVEKEMKAAGLIGQLILEPCARNTTPAITLAALAAMQKNPDAVLLIMPSDHLIEPIADFNDFVQKSLPSALKGELVTFGVTPTRPETGYGYIQRSQDDTDFAKKVLRFVEKPTLEKAEVYLQSGDFLWNSGLFLFQAKAFLEAVKTYQPLILDSCAAAFDVKTGIMDTQVFEKSPSVSIDYGIMEQASNVRVAPLTVNWNDLGSWQALWEVDNRDKDGNTILGDVVTHNVSQSYIRSEGRLVTVVGLEGVIVVESQDAILVASQAASQDVKHIVDTLKLSERPHTRSHSAEERPWGSFKSVDKGERFQVKHITVKPGQKLSLQMHHHRAEHWIVVSGTAKVTRGEEELMVFENQSIYIPCGTKHRLENPGKIPLELIEVQSGPYLGEDDIVRFGDDYGRF; this is encoded by the coding sequence CGCGTCTTTGGCCTTTATCACGCAGTCTGTATCCGAAACAGTTTTATCCATTGGTGGGGGAGGGCAGTCTTTTCCTGCAGACCTTAATGCGTGCTAATAATGCTGCGATTTACGACTTGCCTATTGTTGTTGCCAGTCAACATCACCAGTTCCTTGTTGAAAAAGAAATGAAGGCCGCAGGGTTAATTGGTCAGCTGATTTTGGAACCCTGCGCCCGTAATACAACGCCTGCCATCACCTTGGCTGCTTTGGCGGCCATGCAGAAAAATCCAGATGCTGTCCTATTAATCATGCCGTCTGATCATTTGATTGAGCCGATTGCTGATTTCAATGATTTTGTTCAAAAGTCCTTGCCCTCAGCTTTAAAGGGGGAACTGGTTACCTTTGGTGTGACGCCAACCCGCCCTGAAACGGGTTATGGTTATATTCAACGCAGTCAGGATGACACCGACTTTGCAAAAAAAGTTCTTCGGTTTGTGGAAAAGCCAACCCTAGAAAAGGCTGAGGTTTACCTTCAGTCGGGTGATTTCTTGTGGAACAGTGGTCTTTTTCTATTTCAGGCTAAGGCCTTCTTAGAAGCTGTCAAAACTTATCAGCCCCTTATATTGGATTCGTGTGCGGCTGCGTTTGATGTCAAAACAGGGATTATGGACACACAAGTTTTTGAAAAATCACCGTCCGTTTCGATTGATTACGGAATTATGGAACAGGCCAGTAATGTCAGAGTCGCCCCCCTTACGGTTAACTGGAATGATCTTGGTAGCTGGCAAGCTTTGTGGGAAGTCGACAACCGCGATAAGGATGGCAACACCATCCTGGGCGATGTGGTCACCCATAATGTTAGTCAGTCTTATATTCGGTCCGAAGGGCGCCTGGTAACGGTTGTGGGGTTGGAAGGGGTCATTGTTGTGGAATCGCAGGATGCGATACTTGTGGCCTCTCAGGCAGCCTCTCAAGACGTTAAACATATCGTGGATACGTTGAAACTTTCAGAGCGTCCCCACACCCGATCCCATTCTGCCGAGGAAAGGCCATGGGGATCATTCAAAAGCGTTGATAAAGGCGAACGGTTCCAAGTAAAGCATATTACGGTTAAGCCTGGACAGAAACTATCTTTGCAGATGCATCACCACAGGGCTGAACATTGGATCGTTGTCAGTGGCACAGCCAAAGTGACTCGTGGCGAAGAAGAATTGATGGTCTTTGAAAATCAATCGATTTACATACCCTGTGGTACCAAACACCGCCTTGAAAACCCTGGAAAGATTCCTCTAGAGCTTATAGAAGTTCAATCAGGCCCCTATTTGGGGGAAGATGATATCGTCCGTTTTGGCGATGACTACGGCAGGTTCTAA
- a CDS encoding IS5 family transposase (programmed frameshift), protein MRRYALRDDQWDRIKGMLPGREGYVGATAKDNRLFIEAVLYRYRAGIPWRDLPERFGDFRVIHLRHSRWSQSGVWKKIFELLSQDADNEYAMIDSSIVRAHQHSAGAKKKNSADQAIGRSKGGLSTKIHATCDALGNPTGFYLTAGQDHDLEGADALIDNLTQAGAVLADKAYDADERMRKKLEEKGCEAVIPPKKNRINPCSYDKDLYKARHLIENFFAKLKQYRAIATRYDKTARNFLGAIHLVAAAIWLN, encoded by the exons GTGAGACGCTACGCATTACGGGATGATCAATGGGATCGCATTAAGGGTATGCTACCTGGAAGGGAAGGATATGTTGGTGCAACAGCAAAAGACAATCGCCTATTTATAGAAGCCGTTCTATATCGATATCGAGCTGGAATTCCGTGGCGTGATTTACCGGAACGTTTTGGGGATTTTAGAGTTATTCATCTACGCCATTCGAGGTGGAGCCAATCAGGTGTGTGGAAGAAAATTTTTGAGCTATTAAGCCAAGATGCTGACAATGAATACGCTATGATTGATTCAAGTATAGTGCGTGCTCATCAGCACAGTGCTGGTGCTAAAAAAAAGAAT TCAGCTGACCAAGCGATTGGACGAAGCAAAGGAGGATTAAGCACCAAAATTCATGCCACCTGTGATGCGTTGGGAAATCCAACAGGGTTTTATTTAACAGCCGGACAAGATCACGATTTAGAAGGTGCCGATGCCTTAATAGATAACCTTACGCAAGCTGGTGCCGTCTTAGCTGACAAGGCTTATGACGCAGACGAACGTATGAGAAAAAAACTTGAAGAGAAAGGATGTGAGGCGGTCATTCCCCCAAAAAAGAATAGGATCAACCCTTGTTCGTATGATAAAGACCTCTACAAGGCCCGGCACCTCATCGAAAACTTCTTCGCCAAACTTAAACAATACAGAGCCATAGCCACTCGATATGATAAAACAGCTCGAAACTTCCTGGGAGCCATACATTTGGTTGCTGCGGCTATTTGGCTTAATTGA
- a CDS encoding replicative DNA helicase, whose product MTSTVLSLVPQQTQLAPIAETILHNVEAEQALLGALLLNNNSLEHVSDFLRPDHFSHAVHGQIYESIQRLIDRGQIADPITLKDIFHQNEHLATVGGASYLIDLANSVVSIISAADYGRLIYDLYLRRQLINLSHETVQEVRNFDMEATAVQHIESAEKKLYDLATTGQAGGNAISFREALTQAIETAEIAYKRDSHIVGVTTGFIDLDKWLGGLHPSDLLILAGRPSMGKTALATNIAFNAALCFAQNNQDGTPVAFFSLEMSAEQLATRILSSESKVSSDKIRRGEIRSEDFPKFVEISRSIHNTPLFIDDTAGLSIMALRNRARRLKRQHNIGLIVIDYLQLLESSNKRSGDNRVQEISEITRSLKGIAKELNVPVLALSQLSRAVEQRDDKRPQLSDLRESGSIEQDADVVMFVYREEYYESRKQPPEGTEKHLEWQKRMDGVYNKAEVIIAKQRHGPIGTVKLFFDGKLTRFGNLENM is encoded by the coding sequence ATGACATCAACTGTCTTATCACTGGTTCCTCAACAAACTCAGCTGGCCCCCATCGCTGAAACGATTTTGCATAACGTCGAGGCCGAACAGGCTTTGTTGGGTGCTTTATTGTTGAACAATAATTCCTTGGAACATGTCAGTGATTTCTTGCGCCCCGACCATTTTTCCCACGCCGTTCATGGACAGATTTACGAATCCATTCAACGCCTGATCGATCGAGGGCAAATTGCCGACCCCATCACCTTAAAAGATATTTTTCACCAAAATGAACATTTGGCCACGGTTGGAGGAGCCAGCTATTTAATTGATTTAGCAAACTCGGTTGTGTCCATCATCAGTGCGGCTGATTATGGTCGCCTGATTTATGATTTATATTTAAGGCGCCAACTGATCAACCTAAGCCATGAAACCGTACAAGAGGTGCGCAATTTTGACATGGAAGCCACCGCTGTCCAGCATATTGAATCGGCGGAGAAGAAACTTTATGACCTAGCAACAACAGGTCAAGCAGGTGGAAATGCCATCAGCTTTCGAGAGGCCTTAACACAAGCCATTGAAACAGCCGAAATTGCTTACAAGCGCGACAGTCATATCGTGGGTGTCACCACAGGCTTCATTGATCTTGATAAATGGTTGGGTGGATTGCACCCTTCTGACTTGTTGATTTTGGCGGGACGACCTTCTATGGGAAAAACAGCCCTTGCCACCAACATTGCTTTTAATGCAGCCCTTTGTTTTGCCCAAAACAACCAGGACGGAACGCCCGTTGCCTTCTTCTCGTTAGAAATGTCTGCCGAACAACTAGCCACCCGTATTTTATCCAGCGAATCGAAAGTGTCTTCTGATAAAATCCGCCGCGGTGAAATACGCAGCGAAGATTTCCCAAAATTTGTTGAAATTAGCCGATCGATTCATAACACCCCTTTGTTTATTGACGACACGGCAGGGCTTAGCATTATGGCTTTACGCAATCGAGCCAGACGCCTTAAACGCCAACACAATATCGGGCTGATCGTCATCGACTATTTGCAATTATTGGAAAGCAGCAATAAACGAAGTGGTGACAACCGTGTTCAAGAAATTTCTGAAATTACCCGTTCTTTAAAGGGTATTGCCAAAGAATTAAATGTGCCCGTACTGGCCTTATCACAGCTTTCCCGTGCCGTTGAGCAGCGCGATGACAAACGTCCCCAGCTGTCTGATTTGCGTGAATCAGGGTCTATTGAGCAAGACGCTGATGTGGTCATGTTTGTCTATCGCGAGGAGTATTATGAAAGCCGCAAGCAACCACCAGAGGGAACCGAGAAGCATTTGGAATGGCAAAAACGTATGGATGGAGTTTACAACAAAGCCGAAGTCATTATCGCCAAGCAACGTCACGGCCCTATCGGTACCGTGAAATTATTCTTTGATGGTAAGTTGACACGCTTCGGTAATTTAGAGAATATGTAG